AGGCGGTCCTGTCGGTTGCCACCTCTAACCTAAGCCCCACTCCCACCCATACTTTTGCCGTGCCAGACAGGGATGGGAGTTGGGGGGCGCTTATGACTTTTGAGCCTTGGATCCTGGCTTTAGAAAGGAAGACTGCACGGGAATTGAGGGTTCCATACATGGCCTTGTGAGGGAGTAGCCAATGCAATGCCCAGCAGGCCTAGGTGGAACTTTGTTGGAAAGTGGCTCAGAGGGTCCCACTCACTGACCCTAACCTTGCAGAGAAGGGGCTCCCACAGCAAGATGGAGAAGGTCCTCAGGACTGCCCCATTTTTGTGACAGTGAAGCGTTGAAGGTTCCTCACAAGATGTGGGACTCTGAGCCCAACTATCCTATGACAGCCCTGCAGGGATCTCAGGCCTGAGGTGGGGTGGAGGTTGGCTCTGGGCAACGGTGTCTATTCTGGCAAACAAGACTAGTATTTCTACCCTGCTGGTCCCTGCAAAGTCGATGTGAGCTGACAGGACAACTTGCAGTGATGCCAGGCATGGCCTGGAGGCTGGGCAGGCCAGGAGGGACGGGGTGGAGGGCCAGGCCACCCCTGTGGCTCAACCTCTGCTGCATCGTGCCTCTGCAGGAAAGGCCTTAGGGGCTTTTCCATGGCATACCTTTACACACTGGTGGGCTCAGGGCTGAGGGCCCAGGAAGGAGAGGCATGCTGTTATACCTGTTTGTACAATggtagggaagggagggaggaacttGGAAGGAGGTCTTTCAACAGCCTCTTGCCCCTGCTGCTGAGGTATTGGGCACTAGCCTCAACTAGCTGCTTACTTGTTTTTTGGGGATCTGGAATGTAACCCAAGGAAGGTAGTTAGTTGCCTTAGTTCCTGCCAACTACTTAGACCACGAAGGCAGGGCCAAGCCTGGTCCCTCCTCTGATGACAGGCACTTACAGGACACCTGAATAGTCCAGACCCTTAAACGCAAAAGGATATTTACAAGGGACTCCCATGTACCTCTGCCATAGGCAACACTCAGTGGTGTTAGGCCTTTCAAGGGCCTCTAGGGACCAGCTTTTGGGAGCACCCTGGAGGCTTTCCtgacccagcccccacccccagatcaGTTTTCTGTGACCTGGAGGTTGAGTTATTTCTGGGCTGCTTCACATGCTTCCCTGGGAGGGTAAATGTCACTGAAAGGCTAGACAGCTAGGGTGTGCCCATGGATATGCTGTTGGAGGTGGGGGCCCCTGTGGATATAGACAGGGAAGCCAAAGGGTTAGAGCGCTGGCCTGCATTTTGGCCCATCCATGCTGTTACCCTGTGGATCTCATTCTCAAGGCAGGCTGGGAATCCTAGCCTTTTTCTCGACTGGGATGTGTTGAGGCCTGGGTGACAAAAATCAGCCTAAACAGCAGGCTTGAACTGCACCCCTGGGTGGGAAATTTGATCTCCCTGACAAGTCTCCCTCTTCAGGGTCTCTGGAGACCAGCTGGGGTGGGCACTGGTGAGGCTCCATTAGGGTAGTTAGCACCACACTGAGTAAGGACAACACTGGTGCTGGGCCTTGGAGGAGAGCTTCCTGTCTTGGTGCCATCATCTTCTTGGCACTGAAGGGGGCCTTCCCTGTATAATAGTCTTACACGGCAGCCATGGGCCTGAAAAGTTCCAGAACATGTATCCTTCTGACCTTGCTTGCCCTTCAAGATCCCAGTTTAGAGGGCACATTATCTACAGCCGGTAATTATGTCCCCATTTCTGTCCTTGGATTCTGAGAGCTTCAGTGAGAGCCCAACCTTTATAATAAGCAAAGATGAAGAAACGTCAAAAGGCTGGAATACCTGTTAGTATCTTGATAAGTGCTAGACATGCCTGATATAGCTCAGATGCTCAGGCCTGGGAGCTCTAATCCTCTGTGGGGGACCTCGGGGACCCAGAGTTAGGGTAGTGCTCCCTGCTGGTTCTGGGCATGCTCTCCTCTTGGCTTTGCATGgaaattggttttattttattgtgtgaacacgggggtgggggtggggtggagtgggggcacaggcgtgtgtgtgcgtgtgtgtgtgtgtgtgtgtgtgtgtgtgtgtgtgtgtgtgtgtgtgtgatgtttatggAGGTCaggacaacctgtaggagtcagttctcttccatCATGTAGTTcatggggattgaacccatgttGTCAGCCTCagaggcaggtgcctttacccactgagccaccttgcccactctggctttattttaaaaagtgcaacagaaggctgggcatggtgattcatgccggtaatcccagcactcaagagttaGAGGCAAGGGAGTTGGATGCCATCCTGTGatacacagagagttccaagccaactAGCACTCATAGTGAGATagtgtctatacacacacacacacacacacacacacacacacacacacacacacacacacacacaagaggcaGCAAACTTTTGTAAAGCCACAATCTGAACAGGCGGAAACCCCAGTTGGCCACCTCTCCCATTCTCTCCTTGACTACCCCTTAAGTTTTGGGTCTGAGGTCATCCTCACTTTTCTCTTTGGTTTCATCTCTAAATGGTATATCCCTAAAATGTACTCCCCCACCCCAGATTTTAGTTTCCCTTTTAAATAATCTTAAGGGTCTTTTAAACCCAGGGCTAATGGAGAAGAGGTGCCTGTAACCTGGGGCTCCCACTGAGCATGTCCTCACTGGCATAAAATACTTCTCCTGTGGGTCTGAGTGGGGAGGGTCTCAGGCTGGGCCATGGCCAGATGGTCAGAAGCAGGGCGAAGCCTTTGAAGGTAGGTGTGCATTCCCAGCAGAGCTGTGTGTTGTCTCTGAACCTTAGGAAAACCTAGGTGGAGTCACACCACATTTGGGCTTCCCAGGACGCAGTCTAGTTTAGCATGTCTGTGCCCTGACCACAGGACTCTGCTCACAGGAAGAAGCCAGCAAAGGGGCAGGGCTGGTGCCTATAGATACATGCACAGCCCTTCCACGGGAGCAGCCAAGGTAGCTCTCTTAGTCAGGGGTTTACATCCTAGTGCCAGCTGCCCTTAAACATCATGGTTTGATTTTTCTCCCCAGAGTACAGTTTGGCAGCACAGCATTTGTGGAGACTGGACTGACTACTCAGGTCAGAGGCTACCCCCTGCTGCAGCTCAATCCTTGGTGAGATGGGGGACCTCTGGGATTAGGGGAATACTGACTGGGGGTCAATACCCAGACAAAAACCTGTCCTAGCTTTCGGATTTGCTCTGTCTCACATCAACTAAGCCCCTGACATTCATGAAAAGGGAAGTTagcactgggtgggggtggggtacgGGACACTCCCTGCTTACTTTAGCAGCTGGGGCCAGAAGATCTGCCCTGTTCCAATAGATTAATTATGAGCTGCAGTcatgactgatttttttccttaacccCTAGGCCTTCCTAGAATCCATCAGGATCATTCAGCCTCTCCCAAAAGCCACTGTCATGGATGATTCTAGGCAGAGTTGAACTACTAAGCTCTACCCAGGGGAAGTAGGAAGTCCCCCTCAGATACCATAGCCTGTgtttcatctgcctctgctccagACCCATGTCCTCCCAGTCAGTCAGAAAGTGGAATCCAGAGTGGACAAAGGATGTAGCATAGCTCCTCAGGGGCAGAACAGGGCAGGGCTGACCTCATTTAGATTTAGAGCTGGGCAAAGTGCTGGACACCCACCCCAGACATTCTGGGAGAGGACTCAAGAGTGTGCCCCAAAGGGGTGGGAAGTATAGGTTGCTGCTGGGATTACATTGTGTGGCATAGTCTCTGCCCAGTACAAGTGCAGAAAAACACCAGCCAGGCTGATTTCTTAAGGTCTGTTCTTCCCAGGAGGGCCAAGCCCGAAAAAGTCATTGTACTTTATAGCCACCTGTATGGGGACAGACAGCTGAGTGAGGGGTCCAGACAGCTTCCCAAAGTACCAGTTAAGGATAGCCAGGGCGGGAGCCCTGAGGTAGTGACAGCAGGTTGCCCAAGGCTGAGCTGCTGTAGGAGTGGCCAGGTGCCAATTCTGGGACTCTCCGGTGTCTTGCCTGTTTTTGTCCCCACCCTCCTCTGCTGGGCTGTGGCTGAGATGATCACCCTGGCAACCTTAGTcagctctgtttcttttctttcagggCAAGGTGAAACCAGCCCTCCTGGCTATGGGAGGAGCCGTGGTTGACGAAGGTCCCACCGGAGTCAAGGCCCCTgatggaggctggggctgggccgTCCTCTTCGGCTGTTTCATCATCACGGGTTTCTCCTATGCCTTTCCCAAAGCAGTCAGCGTTTTTTTCAAGGAGCTCATGCGTGAGTTTGGGATTGGCTATAGTGATACGGCTTGGATCTCCTCCATCCTGCTGGCTATGCTCTATGGCACAGGTGAGGTGGGGTTCACAATTATCCAAGGGAGCACAGAGGAATGGGGTAAATCCTTGAGTGGGTGATCTTGCCAGAAAGCTATTGGTTCTCTAAAGGGCAAAGTGTCTTGGTCCCTGTCTAAGTGTGTAGGCTCCCAGTGGCCAGGCTCCACAAGCAGTTCCTTCAAAGAGGTTGATGCCTGTTGACCTGCTTAGGTCATGTGAGGAGCTGGGCTCTGCCCAGTGTCCACTAAGTTGTTAGTGTCCTTGCACTAAGAACTTAGCCCCCAGTGCCCAGCACACCTCATAATTGAGGGTCTTACATATTCTGGTGGGCAGGGATGGGGCAGAGTCAAGCCAGACGCCTGGCCCCTCCCTCAGCTACCTTCTCTACACAGGGCcactctgcagtgtgtgtgtaaaCCGTTTTGGCTGCCGGCCTGTCATGCTTGTGGGTGGCctctttgcatccctgggaatgGTGGCCGCATCTTTCTGCAGAAGCATTATTCAGATCTACCTCACCACAGGGGTCATCACTGGTGAGTTGGATAGGACCTGCAGACCTTCTGCTCATGATCTGTTCTGAGTTTTGGGGGAGAGTTGAGCACTGTTGGGCTTCTTGGCTGTACCCTTTCCTCTCATCCATAACAGTTTGACGAGATGAGTGGCCAGTGTCTGAGGCTCTGTACTTTGAGTCTCTTAGATGCTTACCATCATTTGCAATGGACCTGTGCTCAGGGAAGTTGGGGTATGGATGAAGGTATGGGAGACACAGGGGTCTAAGCTGCCTTGCTTGGAAATCTGAGTCACAAGGTCTAAAGCTGCCTTCCCTGCAAGTCTTGGCCATGGGGTTTAACTCTGCTCTCCTTGGAGATCTGGGCCTGGGTTTTCATACTGCCTTCTTTGCAGGATTGGGTCACAGGGTTCCACATTGCCTACTTGGAAGTCTGGGTTTGAGGTCTTACACTGTCCTCTCTTACAGGCTTGGGTCTGGCTCTCAACTTTCAGCCCTCCCTCATCATGCTCAACCGATACTTCAACAAACGGCGCCCTATAGCCAATGGGTTGGCAGCAGCAGGCAGTCCAGTGTTCCTTTGTGCACTGTCCCCACTGGGGCAGCTACTGCAGGACCACTATGGCTGGCGAGGTGGCTTCCTCATCCTGGGGGGCCTGCTGCTCAACTGCTGCGTGTGTGCTGCGCTCATGAGGCCACTAGTGGCACCCAAAGCGAGTGGAGGGACTGGGCCCCAGGTACCCCAGCGGCCATCCAAGCATCTTTTGGACTTGAGTGTCTTCCGAGACCGTGGCTTCCTCATCTATGCAGTGGCTGCTTCCATCATGGTGCTGGGGCTCTTTGTACCCCCAGTATTTGTGGTGAGCTATGCTAAGGATCTGGGTGTGCCTGACACAAAGGCCGCCTTCCTTCTTACCATCCTGGGCTTCATTGACATCTTTGCCAGGCCCACAGCTGGTTTCATAACCGGGCTCAAGAAGGTGCGGCCATACTCTGTCTACCTCTTCAGCTTTGCCATGTTCTTCAATGGCTTCACCGACCTGACAGGCTCCACAGCTAGTGACTACGGTGGCCTGGTGGTCTTCTGCATCTTCTTTGGCATCTCATATGGCATGGTAGGGGCTCTACAGTTTGAGGTGCTCATGGCTATTGTAGGCACTCACAAGTTCTCCAGTGCCATTGGTCTCGTGTTGCTGTTAGAGGCTGTGGCTGTGCTCATCGGACCCCCATCAGGAGGTGAGTGCTGCTGGCAGGGGACACCACAACAGGGCAAGAACACCTGGCCTCCCTGAGGAGGGGCTACCTATCCCCCCTTCCTTTCATACCTGCTTTAGGAGACTGGAAGTAGATAGGATCTGGGGCTAGCAGATGTCAGCAGTAAGTGCTGGCTCTGAGCCAAGACAGGCATAAACTTTGGTCCTTTTACTTTCTGAAGGCCAGCCAAAAAACACTCCATTGAAATGGAGAATGTTTTTTAGCTGGAGAGGGTAGCCTAGCTATCCTGGACTGTCTCTTACTCCACAGCCCTTTCTGATCCCCTTATagcctctggctccttctttctcCAAGAATGATCTTGGTGTCCTCAGTTACTAGATATACAGGGCCTTGCTAAGCCATGTTTCTTTCTATGGGTCTGTGGCTGGGAAGAGATATATGCCCCATGAGTGCAAACCTTCAAGGCCACTTCTATCCATCCTTTTTGATTCAGCCTTTGCTGTcatggggaggagaaagaggaagaggctggagagggcTGAGCAGATgctgctggggatggaattcaaGGCAGACAGGGTGACTGCATGTGTGAGGCATTTCCTCGATGCCAGGAGATGGAGCCCTGGCCCAGGGTGGAAGCAGAGTACTCCCAGGAGCTTCTAGTGACCTGGGTCTTCTTTGCAGGCAAGCTGCTAGATGCTACGAAAGTTTACAAGTATGTGTTCATCCTGGCGGGGGCCGAGGTGCTCACCTCCTCCCTTGTGCTGCTGTTGGGCAACTTCTTCTGCATCAGGAAGAGGCCGGAGGTGACCCAGCCTGAGGAGGTGGCCTCAGAGGAGGAGAAGCTCCACAAGCCCCCTGTGGACTCGAGGGAGGTGGAGCACTTCCTGAAGGAACAGCCTGAGAAAAATGGGGAGGTGGTTCATACCCCGGAAACCAGCGTGTGAGCGGCCTGGCCGGGCGGGCAGGGAGCAGGGAAGAGGCCCAGAGACTGGCAACGCTCATATTTATTTCacaaacaggaccagctgaggcgGGGCCATCTGCTCAgctctggctgcctggtcagcggGTCAGTGTTTTGCGGGGAGAGGTGGCAGGGTGGGAATCGTGTCATTCCAAAGTGGATCTGCGGTGAAGCCAAGGAAGCCGCACAGTTACCAGCCGCCTAGACCAGGGACCCAGCCTGCTGAGCCCAAGCagcctgtgcccccccccccccccccccccccactgtggcCAAGGACCTAGAAACCCACACTTAGGAGACAACACGACTTTAATCAGAGGGCAGGGCTGGGACGGGCTGGCAGGTGGGTGCTGCCTGCAGGGTCCTCCCTGACCCCACCATCCGACCCCCATCTCTGGCCCTGGTCTCCTACGTTGCCAATCATCCCTGTCTAGGGGACAAATTGCTCCTTCTACCTGAGAAGGTAGAAATAGTCCTGTGTGTAGAGGAGCATCAGAGGGCCTGTCTCCAGGAGCTGTCTGGTTCTGGG
Above is a window of Onychomys torridus chromosome 8, mOncTor1.1, whole genome shotgun sequence DNA encoding:
- the Slc16a3 gene encoding monocarboxylate transporter 4; translated protein: MGGAVVDEGPTGVKAPDGGWGWAVLFGCFIITGFSYAFPKAVSVFFKELMREFGIGYSDTAWISSILLAMLYGTGPLCSVCVNRFGCRPVMLVGGLFASLGMVAASFCRSIIQIYLTTGVITGLGLALNFQPSLIMLNRYFNKRRPIANGLAAAGSPVFLCALSPLGQLLQDHYGWRGGFLILGGLLLNCCVCAALMRPLVAPKASGGTGPQVPQRPSKHLLDLSVFRDRGFLIYAVAASIMVLGLFVPPVFVVSYAKDLGVPDTKAAFLLTILGFIDIFARPTAGFITGLKKVRPYSVYLFSFAMFFNGFTDLTGSTASDYGGLVVFCIFFGISYGMVGALQFEVLMAIVGTHKFSSAIGLVLLLEAVAVLIGPPSGGKLLDATKVYKYVFILAGAEVLTSSLVLLLGNFFCIRKRPEVTQPEEVASEEEKLHKPPVDSREVEHFLKEQPEKNGEVVHTPETSV